A region from the Hippopotamus amphibius kiboko isolate mHipAmp2 chromosome 15, mHipAmp2.hap2, whole genome shotgun sequence genome encodes:
- the LOC130837341 gene encoding zinc finger matrin-type protein 1-like, whose protein sequence is MRTYVCHICNITFTSLEMFWLHMQGSEHQIKESTVIKLLKNSKKPSDSYQDECTDYIKVQKARGPEPKTSFRKMEESSVEVHRYREVDDSRSRHRMLEQRLPCETFRTYPGSYNISQTVENQFPHCLPAHSKKTYDSFQDELEDYIKVQKARGLDPKTCFRKIRESSMETHGYREVDSGPRPRMYEHRFSFETSQTYQRPYTTSPMESQLHHWLPTHSERTYDSFQDELEDYIKVQKARGLEPKTCFRKISDSSVDTHKYREVVDSRPRHRVFEQRPPFETFQTYPGSYNISQAVENQLPHYLPAHDSKQRLDSVTYCQPTRDYFPEKPVPLSLSQQQNNSGPYSVDSEVYKHHSSENNTSDHQASHKQKHQKRRRHLEAGEERPQKEQSKHKRKKSYGDTDVDKDKSIQERKREGGKVSVSSGKLKHQKKKKSRGVPF, encoded by the coding sequence atgAGAACCTACGTTTGTCATATTTGTAATATCACCTTTACATCTTTAGAAATGTTCTGGTTACATATGCAAGGAAGTGAACATCAAATTAAAGAATCCACTGTTATCAAACTATTGAAGAATTCAAAGAAGCCATCAGACTCTTACCAAGATGAATGTACAGATTACATCAAAGTACAGAAAGCCAGAGGACCAGAACCGAAGACTAGTTTCAGAAAGATGGAAGAGAGTTCTGTGGAAGTCCACAGGTACAGAGAAGTAGATGATTCCAGATCCAGACATAGAATGTTGGAACAAAGACTCCCATGTGAGACTTTCCGGACATACCCaggatcatacaatatttcacAAACAGTGGAAAACCAGTTTCCTCATTGCTTACCAGCTcactcaaagaagacatatgactCTTTCCAAGATGAACTGGAAGATTATATCAAAGTGCAGAAAGCTAGAGGTCTAGATCCAAAGACTTGTTTCAGAAAGATAAGAGAGAGCTCTATGGAAACCCATGGGTACAGAGAAGTTGATTCTGGACCCAGACCAAGAATGTATGAGCACAGATTTTCCTTTGAGACTTCTCAGACATACCAACGACCATATACTACTTCACCAATGGAAAGCCAGTTACATCACTGGTTACCAACTCATTCAGAGAGGACCTATGACTCTTTCCAAGATGAACTTGAGGATTATATCAAAGTGCAGAAAGCCAGAGGACTAGAGCCAAAGACTTGTTTCAGAAAGATAAGTGATAGCTCTGTGGATACCCATAAATACAGAGAAGTGGTTGATTCCAGACCCAGACATAGAGTGTTTGAGCAAAGACCCCCATTTGAGACTTTCCAGACTTACCCaggatcatacaatatttcacAGGCAGTGGAAAACCAGTTACCTCATTACTTACCAGCTCATGACAGCAAACAGAGATTAGACTCTGTGACCTACTGTCAACCCACCAGAGACTATTTCCCAGAAAAACCAGTACCCCTGAGCCTTAGTCAGCAGCAAAATAATTCTGGCCCATACAGTGTAGACTCTGAAGTTTACAAGCACCACTCCTCAGAAAACAATACCAGTGACCATCAAGCAAGTCATAAGCAGAAACATCAGAAGAGAAGAAGGCATCTGGAGGCAGGTGAAGAAAGGCCACAGAAGGAGCAGTCTaagcataaaaggaaaaagagttaTGGGGATACAGATGTAGACAAGGACAAGAGCatccaggaaaggaaaagagagggaggtaAAGTCAGTGTCAGTTCAGGAAAGCTTaagcatcaaaaaaagaaaaaaagccgtGGTGTACCCTTCTGA